The following proteins come from a genomic window of Nautilia profundicola AmH:
- a CDS encoding secondary thiamine-phosphate synthase enzyme YjbQ, translating into MQKLKFKTNYKSEVIDITNEIKEAVIKSGVKDGIVTVFCPHSTASVIIFEKSDATLRRDLLGMLKDIVPYRDYSHSNARAHLKAAFLRSNLTLIVENANVVLGDWQGIFLVEFDGPRERNVIIKAING; encoded by the coding sequence ATGCAAAAGCTTAAATTCAAAACCAATTACAAATCGGAAGTAATAGATATTACTAACGAAATAAAAGAGGCTGTTATAAAAAGCGGGGTGAAAGATGGAATTGTAACAGTATTTTGTCCTCACTCCACCGCAAGTGTAATTATTTTTGAAAAGAGTGACGCTACTCTTAGAAGAGACTTATTAGGAATGTTAAAAGATATCGTACCATACAGGGATTATTCTCATTCGAATGCGAGAGCTCATCTTAAAGCCGCATTTTTAAGAAGCAATCTTACATTAATAGTGGAAAATGCTAATGTGGTTCTTGGTGACTGGCAGGGCATATTTTTAGTGGAGTTTGACGGACCGAGAGAAAGAAATGTGATTATTAAGGCAATTAATGGTTAG
- a CDS encoding pseudouridine synthase, whose protein sequence is MRLNKFISHHTTYSRREADKLIFDGRVKVNGRVIKEPGFEVEEGDKVAVNGKPVKKSTKYTCIVYNKPRGELVTKKDDRGRKTIYDSLPKKYRHFIPVGRLDFNSEGLLILTDSPKVAHALMNSDLPRVYKLKIKGEITDKMIEAMQNGVEVGDAGAHEENEIKKMVLKPFLSAQIIKNTPKYSTLKVAIGEGKNRELRRFFANFGSEVVDLKRLSYGWVSLNALPTGKTRYFDKKEYKLLKEFLHKEAERKK, encoded by the coding sequence GTGAGATTAAATAAATTTATAAGTCATCATACGACTTATTCAAGAAGAGAAGCTGACAAGCTTATATTTGACGGGCGTGTTAAAGTTAACGGACGTGTTATAAAAGAACCCGGTTTCGAAGTGGAAGAGGGTGATAAAGTTGCCGTAAACGGAAAACCTGTTAAAAAAAGTACGAAATATACTTGTATTGTATATAACAAGCCAAGAGGTGAGCTTGTAACCAAAAAAGATGACAGAGGAAGAAAAACAATATATGATTCCCTGCCTAAAAAATACAGACATTTTATACCGGTAGGAAGACTTGATTTTAACAGTGAAGGACTGTTGATTTTAACAGATTCGCCAAAAGTTGCCCATGCGCTTATGAATTCTGATCTTCCGAGAGTATATAAACTTAAAATCAAGGGTGAAATAACCGATAAAATGATTGAAGCTATGCAAAACGGCGTTGAGGTAGGAGATGCGGGGGCGCATGAAGAAAATGAAATTAAAAAAATGGTTTTAAAACCGTTTTTAAGTGCTCAGATTATTAAAAACACTCCGAAATATTCAACACTTAAAGTAGCAATCGGAGAAGGTAAAAATAGAGAGCTTAGAAGATTTTTTGCAAATTTCGGAAGTGAAGTTGTGGATTTAAAAAGACTTTCTTACGGATGGGTTAGTTTAAATGCGTTGCCAACCGGTAAAACCAGATATTTTGATAAAAAAGAGTATAAATTATTAAAAGAATTTTTACACAAAGAAGCTGAAAGAAAAAAATAA
- the glmS gene encoding glutamine--fructose-6-phosphate transaminase (isomerizing), whose protein sequence is MCGIVGCIGIEKPQKYLIEGLKELEYRGYDSAGIAIIDNKEIKVIKAVGKLKNLERKLDQVKFENPKLGIGHTRWATHGKPTEINAHPHTGQFSAVVHNGIIENYQEIKKFLEEKNINFVSQTDTEVIVKLFEYFCNGDPFEAFKKTIEKIDGAYAILLITKKEPDKIFFAKKGSPLIVAKNSKGIYFASSDAPLIGYAKQAHYLEDGEYGYVTENEIHIFQKNLMISPEFKDLPTDKESAKKGGFRFYMEKEIYEQFDILKETILGRNTEDGIKFDEVDKSFFNGINNIIISACGTSYHAGLVGKYLIERNAKIRVDVEVASELRYRNPLLTKDTLFIVISQSGETADTLETLKMAKEAGLKTLALCNVDNSSIVRVADKTILLRAGIEKGVASTKAFATQVMTLWMLSNYLGDINEYEAINSAIEATKVDTALHEKIKRLSKRYLHGHGFFFIGRDIFFPLALEGALKLKEISYIHAEGYPAGEMKHGPIALADPELFVVALLSKNILYEKTKSNIEELVARDATVLTISSEFIEMTDDFVKIKNSNHPMIEFFEMMVITQLLALEVAVRMGNDVDMPRNLAKSVTVE, encoded by the coding sequence ATGTGCGGTATTGTTGGATGTATCGGTATCGAAAAACCTCAAAAATACTTAATAGAAGGGTTAAAAGAACTCGAATACAGAGGATACGACAGTGCCGGTATTGCTATTATAGACAATAAAGAAATAAAAGTAATAAAAGCAGTAGGAAAGCTGAAAAACCTTGAAAGAAAGCTTGATCAGGTTAAATTTGAAAATCCTAAACTCGGAATAGGACACACAAGGTGGGCGACACACGGAAAACCTACGGAAATAAACGCTCATCCCCATACCGGACAGTTCAGCGCTGTGGTTCATAATGGAATTATTGAAAACTATCAGGAAATTAAAAAGTTTTTAGAGGAAAAAAACATAAATTTCGTGTCCCAAACCGATACGGAAGTAATTGTAAAACTGTTTGAATATTTTTGTAACGGAGATCCTTTTGAGGCGTTTAAAAAAACAATTGAAAAAATAGACGGCGCTTACGCGATACTACTTATTACCAAAAAAGAGCCTGATAAAATTTTTTTTGCGAAAAAAGGTTCTCCTCTAATAGTTGCCAAAAACTCTAAAGGTATCTATTTTGCATCTTCAGACGCACCTTTAATAGGGTACGCGAAGCAGGCTCATTATTTAGAAGACGGAGAATATGGGTACGTTACTGAAAATGAAATTCATATATTTCAAAAAAATTTAATGATATCTCCTGAATTTAAAGATTTGCCTACCGATAAAGAGTCTGCAAAAAAAGGCGGATTCAGATTTTATATGGAAAAAGAGATATATGAGCAGTTTGATATTTTAAAAGAAACTATACTTGGCAGAAACACCGAAGACGGTATTAAATTCGACGAAGTGGATAAAAGTTTTTTTAATGGAATCAACAATATTATAATAAGTGCATGCGGGACAAGCTATCATGCGGGACTTGTAGGAAAGTATCTGATAGAGAGGAATGCGAAAATAAGAGTTGATGTAGAGGTTGCAAGTGAACTGAGATACAGAAACCCACTTCTTACAAAAGATACTCTTTTTATAGTTATTTCTCAGTCAGGTGAAACGGCTGACACCCTTGAAACTCTTAAAATGGCAAAGGAAGCCGGGCTTAAAACATTGGCGCTTTGTAATGTGGATAATTCTTCTATTGTAAGAGTGGCTGATAAAACAATATTGCTCAGAGCCGGAATAGAAAAAGGAGTGGCGTCTACCAAAGCGTTTGCAACACAGGTTATGACATTATGGATGCTTAGTAATTATTTGGGCGATATAAATGAGTATGAAGCTATAAATTCCGCTATCGAAGCTACTAAAGTTGATACCGCATTACATGAAAAGATAAAAAGACTTTCAAAAAGATACCTGCATGGACACGGGTTTTTCTTTATAGGAAGGGATATATTTTTCCCGTTAGCACTCGAAGGTGCACTTAAACTTAAAGAAATAAGCTATATTCATGCTGAAGGATATCCGGCGGGAGAGATGAAGCACGGTCCTATTGCATTGGCTGACCCTGAACTTTTTGTTGTTGCACTTTTAAGTAAGAACATACTGTATGAAAAAACAAAATCCAATATTGAAGAATTAGTCGCAAGAGATGCTACAGTCCTAACAATATCAAGTGAATTTATAGAAATGACTGACGATTTTGTTAAAATTAAAAATAGTAATCATCCTATGATAGAGTTTTTTGAAATGATGGTAATAACACAGCTTTTAGCATTAGAAGTAGCTGTAAGAATGGGCAATGATGTGGATATGCCAAGGAATTTGGCAAAATCCGTAACAGTTGAGTAA
- a CDS encoding cation:proton antiporter, with the protein MVSPVLIVIVLLFIALSFNIPFARYKIPPIIGYIFTGVIVSNIFDIDKHTIELIAEMGIVFLMFMIGLEFSPEKLKSMKKEVFGFGIAEMVLVSGFFGLFFWLALGLDVRIAFIIGAAIALSSTAIVLKLLNENREISKPYGRISLGILLFQDIAVIPILIAISIIVNKDANLTQLILKTLGGFAALGAFIWIYGKYIAPFVISHATKTKSDEIFIATVLLVVLTAAEIAHFFGLSYSLGAFLAGMILSETKYKYQIEADLVPFRDILLGVFFISVGLMVDLHFVINNIFTILLMTVAFMFAKAGVIYLMLKYFVKHNRIAIKTAFTLSQIGEFAFVIFALMSKHNLVESDLLQKLVVATVISMVLTPFIVRYIYKIADIFDKDIQDFEEFMLKPAKTAGHIILIGYDKIGQRVAKKLTNAGIPYVAIDKQIEEVKKGLKNGDNVIFGNAANKKVLESLNIEDASAVIITTQNEDHTHMIVENILDINPNLNIIVLTDSDVEKEFYSNHNVYVIDKSKELAQKLIDLSLKCDLKEN; encoded by the coding sequence ATGGTTAGTCCCGTTTTAATTGTTATTGTATTATTGTTTATTGCGTTAAGTTTTAATATACCTTTTGCAAGGTATAAAATACCTCCTATTATAGGCTATATATTTACTGGTGTGATTGTCAGCAATATATTTGATATCGATAAACATACAATTGAGCTTATAGCTGAAATGGGAATTGTATTTTTAATGTTTATGATAGGGCTTGAGTTTTCTCCCGAAAAACTAAAATCAATGAAAAAAGAGGTTTTCGGTTTCGGTATTGCAGAAATGGTTCTTGTAAGCGGTTTTTTCGGACTGTTTTTCTGGTTGGCTTTAGGTCTTGATGTTAGAATAGCATTTATTATAGGTGCGGCTATAGCACTTAGTTCTACCGCTATCGTTTTAAAGCTTTTAAATGAAAATAGAGAAATTTCAAAACCATACGGACGTATATCGCTTGGAATTTTACTTTTTCAAGATATTGCGGTGATTCCAATACTTATTGCAATTTCGATTATTGTAAACAAAGATGCAAATTTAACACAGCTTATTTTAAAAACATTAGGCGGTTTTGCCGCTTTAGGGGCTTTTATATGGATATACGGTAAATATATTGCGCCGTTTGTTATTTCGCATGCCACAAAAACGAAATCGGATGAAATTTTTATAGCAACAGTACTTCTTGTTGTATTGACCGCGGCGGAAATTGCACATTTTTTCGGGCTTAGCTATTCGCTTGGTGCGTTTCTTGCGGGGATGATTCTTAGTGAAACGAAGTACAAATATCAGATTGAAGCGGATTTGGTACCGTTTAGGGATATATTACTTGGGGTGTTTTTTATTTCTGTAGGATTAATGGTGGATTTGCATTTTGTAATTAATAATATTTTTACAATTCTTTTAATGACTGTGGCGTTTATGTTTGCAAAAGCCGGGGTAATATATCTGATGCTTAAATACTTTGTAAAACACAATCGTATTGCTATTAAAACCGCATTTACGCTTTCACAAATAGGTGAATTCGCTTTTGTAATATTCGCCTTAATGAGTAAACATAATCTTGTTGAATCGGATTTGTTGCAAAAACTTGTAGTTGCTACCGTGATTTCGATGGTTTTAACACCGTTTATTGTAAGATATATTTACAAAATTGCAGATATTTTTGATAAAGATATACAGGACTTTGAGGAATTTATGTTAAAACCCGCTAAAACAGCTGGGCATATTATTTTAATAGGATATGACAAAATTGGTCAAAGGGTTGCAAAAAAGCTTACAAATGCGGGTATACCGTATGTAGCTATTGATAAACAGATAGAAGAGGTAAAAAAAGGTCTTAAAAACGGTGATAATGTAATATTCGGAAACGCAGCGAATAAAAAAGTTCTGGAGAGTTTGAATATTGAAGACGCGAGTGCGGTTATCATAACTACACAAAATGAAGATCATACGCATATGATTGTTGAAAATATCTTAGATATCAATCCTAATTTGAATATAATTGTTTTAACGGATTCCGATGTTGAAAAAGAGTTTTATTCGAACCACAACGTGTATGTTATTGATAAAAGTAAAGAACTTGCACAAAAACTTATAGATTTATCATTAAAATGTGATTTAAAGGAGAATTGA
- the galU gene encoding UTP--glucose-1-phosphate uridylyltransferase GalU translates to MIKKALFPAAGYGTRFLPATKSVPKEMLPVVNKPLIHYGIMECMNAGINEIGFVTGRNKRAIEDYLDFSPELEEKIKDSSKAKLLHETNEMINKCTFTYVRQKEMLGLGHAVLTGEPLIGDNPFAVVLADDLCEGDVLTQMVKLYNKFKCTIVAIEEVPKEEVNKYGVIAGREIEEGVYMVDDMVEKPDVDKAPSNLAIIGRYILTPDIFDLLKITKPGRGGEIQLTDALLKQAKEGMVIAYKFKGKRFDCGSVKGFIEATNYFYEKEFK, encoded by the coding sequence ATGATTAAAAAAGCTTTATTTCCGGCTGCGGGGTACGGTACGAGATTTTTACCGGCTACAAAATCGGTACCAAAAGAGATGTTACCTGTGGTAAACAAACCTCTAATTCATTACGGAATAATGGAATGTATGAATGCCGGTATAAATGAAATAGGGTTTGTAACAGGAAGAAACAAAAGAGCTATTGAAGATTATTTGGATTTTTCACCCGAGCTTGAAGAGAAAATAAAAGACTCGAGTAAAGCGAAACTTTTACACGAAACTAATGAAATGATAAACAAATGCACATTTACATACGTAAGACAAAAAGAGATGTTAGGACTTGGGCACGCGGTGCTTACAGGGGAACCTTTAATAGGGGATAATCCTTTTGCGGTGGTGCTTGCGGATGATTTATGTGAAGGCGATGTATTAACCCAAATGGTGAAACTATATAACAAATTCAAATGTACAATCGTAGCAATAGAAGAAGTACCGAAAGAAGAGGTGAATAAATACGGAGTAATAGCCGGAAGAGAGATAGAAGAAGGTGTGTATATGGTGGATGATATGGTTGAAAAACCGGATGTGGATAAAGCACCGAGTAATTTAGCGATAATAGGAAGATATATACTTACACCTGATATTTTTGATCTGTTAAAAATCACTAAACCAGGACGAGGAGGGGAAATACAGCTTACAGACGCTCTTTTAAAACAGGCAAAAGAAGGAATGGTAATAGCGTATAAATTCAAAGGTAAAAGATTTGACTGCGGAAGTGTAAAAGGGTTTATTGAGGCAACTAATTATTTTTATGAGAAGGAATTTAAATAA
- a CDS encoding KpsF/GutQ family sugar-phosphate isomerase has protein sequence MDFKKIAREVLEIEANELLNASVEGIEKAVEIAYNTKGKLIVTGVGKSGLIGSKIAATLASTGTPSFFLHPTEALHGDLGMITKDDSVLAISYSGESEELIKILPHIKRFEVPLIAMTGKMNSTLARYADVVLNIHVNKEACPLNIAPTSSTTLTLAMGDALAVCLMKKRNFTKEDFASFHPGGSLGKKLFVKVKDLMKREFPVADEDDTLQEAIIKMTEGKLGHVLFLDNKRVKAILSDGDLRRAMMSDKFDLKAKAIDFATIDPKTISKEVLAADALKFMEDNKIQFLPVTDENGNIAGVIHIHNLVEAGIK, from the coding sequence GTGGATTTTAAAAAAATAGCAAGAGAAGTACTTGAAATAGAGGCAAACGAGCTTTTAAACGCAAGTGTTGAAGGTATTGAAAAAGCTGTTGAAATAGCTTATAACACCAAAGGTAAGTTAATTGTAACAGGAGTAGGAAAATCTGGGCTAATTGGCTCTAAAATCGCTGCAACATTGGCAAGTACCGGGACTCCCAGTTTCTTTTTACATCCTACTGAGGCTTTACATGGAGATCTTGGAATGATTACGAAAGACGACAGTGTTTTGGCTATTAGTTACTCTGGAGAGAGTGAAGAGCTTATTAAAATTCTTCCTCATATTAAAAGATTCGAAGTTCCTTTAATAGCCATGACAGGGAAAATGAATTCAACTCTTGCGAGATATGCGGATGTGGTTTTAAACATTCATGTTAATAAAGAAGCCTGTCCGCTAAATATAGCTCCTACAAGTTCGACGACACTTACTCTTGCTATGGGGGATGCATTGGCCGTATGCCTTATGAAAAAAAGGAATTTTACAAAAGAAGATTTTGCTTCGTTTCATCCCGGAGGAAGTCTTGGGAAAAAACTGTTTGTAAAAGTAAAAGATCTTATGAAAAGAGAGTTCCCTGTAGCTGATGAAGATGATACGCTTCAAGAAGCGATTATTAAAATGACTGAAGGTAAGCTTGGACACGTATTGTTTTTGGATAATAAGAGAGTAAAAGCAATTCTCAGTGACGGGGATTTAAGAAGAGCAATGATGAGTGATAAATTCGACTTAAAAGCAAAAGCGATAGATTTTGCAACTATTGATCCTAAAACGATATCTAAAGAAGTGCTTGCTGCAGATGCACTTAAGTTTATGGAAGACAATAAGATACAGTTTCTGCCTGTAACGGACGAAAACGGCAATATTGCCGGTGTTATACATATCCATAACTTGGTGGAAGCGGGAATTAAGTAA
- a CDS encoding EAL domain-containing protein — MKKIKNEMIKSFIFSGVGLIFLLFVLYKAITSFILEQEVQKARLLTHTLVYTREYLAKVAPYVEIEDKKFHPFSLTPAYAVGRIALLIEKNEKIYVRQTSDKYRNPNNKPNEYELLAIDYFRTHPKAKEFFQIHRGHKTIGYEHLFYAYPLKIEKSCLRCHGPKNTIPKPLLQKIEKLYGDRAFGYKLGEIRGIISVKIPFNEIKHKVDLLFIKLSILLLFLYLLGVILFMRINNLIFKDIKNINNYLQNNLAQNIYRPFRKKLNFFEFDIIKKEINKTVTSLKSYQKNLYKSLYYNELTGLPNRKKLLSLMKKNDYPILLLDIDSFKEINYYYGEKVADEIIKKVAERLKDYRVFHIKIDEFAILLNKNISKEEIYNFAKELIKKLEEPYEIGDYSIVIKFRAGIAYTHRNFMRALSALDATRFLNKDIAFCSEAEKIRDSYQEHLIWLKKLKVAIENNKIVPFYQPIVDKEGNICKYEALVRLIDEKNQVISPYFFLDVAKKSRLYFEITKQVIDKTFKKFNDSKYEFSINLSTLDMENDYIKEFIIDKLSNFSEPQRVSFEIVESEDIKNSKNAYEFIKELKKYGCKILIDDFGSGYANFDYLLSLGADGLKIDGSLIKNILTDKNSQIIVKTIVNFAKEVKMQIIAEFVENKETLEYLKTLDIDCFQGYYFSAPKEEI; from the coding sequence TTGAAAAAAATTAAAAATGAGATGATAAAATCTTTTATCTTCTCAGGAGTAGGACTGATTTTTTTATTGTTTGTTTTATATAAAGCAATAACATCTTTTATTCTTGAACAAGAAGTTCAAAAAGCCAGACTTCTTACGCATACATTAGTTTATACAAGAGAATATTTAGCAAAAGTCGCTCCGTATGTAGAAATAGAAGATAAAAAATTTCATCCGTTTTCTTTAACACCGGCATATGCTGTAGGCAGAATAGCGCTTTTAATAGAAAAAAATGAAAAAATATATGTTAGGCAAACTTCAGATAAATATAGAAATCCTAATAATAAACCAAACGAATACGAGCTGTTGGCAATTGATTATTTTAGAACCCATCCAAAAGCCAAAGAATTCTTTCAAATTCATAGAGGTCATAAAACTATCGGTTATGAGCATCTTTTTTATGCATATCCCTTAAAAATTGAAAAAAGCTGCCTTAGGTGTCATGGTCCTAAAAATACAATACCTAAACCTTTATTGCAAAAGATTGAAAAATTATACGGGGACAGGGCATTTGGATATAAATTAGGCGAAATAAGGGGAATAATTTCTGTAAAAATTCCTTTTAATGAAATTAAACATAAAGTTGATTTGTTGTTTATCAAGCTGTCGATACTTTTACTGTTTTTATATTTATTGGGTGTAATTTTATTTATGAGAATTAATAACCTTATTTTTAAAGACATTAAAAACATAAATAATTATTTACAGAACAATTTAGCTCAAAATATATACAGGCCTTTCAGAAAAAAACTTAATTTTTTTGAATTTGATATTATTAAAAAAGAAATAAACAAAACCGTAACTTCTTTAAAAAGTTATCAAAAGAATTTATATAAAAGCCTTTATTATAATGAGTTAACCGGGTTACCTAATAGAAAAAAATTACTTTCGTTAATGAAAAAGAATGATTACCCTATACTGCTTTTAGATATAGATTCATTTAAAGAAATAAATTATTACTATGGTGAAAAAGTAGCGGACGAAATCATTAAAAAAGTTGCCGAAAGATTGAAAGATTATAGAGTCTTTCATATTAAAATTGATGAGTTTGCGATTTTGTTAAATAAAAATATCTCCAAAGAGGAAATTTATAATTTTGCAAAAGAACTTATTAAAAAGCTTGAAGAACCTTATGAAATAGGGGATTATTCCATAGTTATTAAATTTAGAGCGGGGATTGCGTATACTCACAGAAACTTTATGAGGGCTTTATCCGCTCTTGATGCAACGAGATTTTTGAATAAAGATATAGCTTTTTGCAGTGAAGCGGAAAAGATCAGGGACTCTTATCAAGAGCATTTAATTTGGCTTAAAAAATTAAAAGTTGCAATAGAAAATAATAAAATCGTACCATTTTATCAACCGATAGTTGATAAAGAAGGGAATATTTGTAAATATGAAGCTCTTGTGAGGTTGATTGATGAAAAAAATCAAGTAATATCACCTTATTTCTTTTTGGACGTTGCCAAAAAATCAAGATTATATTTTGAAATCACAAAACAGGTAATAGATAAGACATTTAAGAAATTTAATGATTCGAAATATGAGTTTTCTATAAACCTCAGTACCCTGGATATGGAGAATGATTATATAAAAGAGTTTATTATTGATAAACTCTCAAATTTCAGTGAACCACAAAGGGTTAGTTTCGAAATTGTTGAAAGTGAAGATATTAAGAATTCAAAAAATGCATACGAATTTATTAAAGAACTAAAAAAATACGGATGTAAAATACTAATTGACGATTTTGGAAGCGGTTACGCTAATTTTGATTATTTACTGTCACTAGGGGCCGACGGATTGAAAATTGACGGTAGTCTTATTAAAAATATACTTACCGATAAAAACTCTCAAATTATTGTAAAAACCATTGTTAACTTTGCAAAAGAGGTAAAAATGCAAATAATTGCGGAGTTTGTTGAAAACAAGGAAACCTTGGAGTATTTAAAAACATTAGATATTGATTGTTTCCAAGGATATTATTTCTCAGCGCCGAAAGAAGAGATATAA